The proteins below come from a single Erythrobacter sp. SG61-1L genomic window:
- a CDS encoding bifunctional riboflavin kinase/FAD synthetase has product MRLDHRQPIPENLRGAIVALGNFDGFHLGHQAVVKETVEWARSEGRPAIIATFDPHPIRHFAPHVPPFRLTTLDQREEMFAAAGADAMLVFHFDDELATTHADDFICTLLAKRVGAAGVVTGEDFTFGKGRDGNRDTLIALGKAHGIAARAVPEVMESGMVVSSSRIRDSLKAGECDVATRLLTRPFAVRSTVQHGDKRGREIGFPTANMALGAYLRPRFGVYAITGTVLDTGEQLKGAANIGIRPQFEPPIELLEPHFFDFSADLYGREIEVQFRHFLRPEAKFDSLDALIAQMNRDCDRARELLA; this is encoded by the coding sequence ATGCGCCTCGACCACCGCCAGCCGATCCCCGAAAACCTGCGCGGCGCGATCGTGGCGCTGGGCAATTTCGACGGCTTCCATCTGGGCCATCAGGCCGTGGTGAAGGAAACGGTGGAATGGGCGCGCAGCGAAGGCCGCCCGGCGATCATCGCCACCTTCGACCCGCACCCCATCCGCCATTTCGCGCCGCATGTGCCGCCCTTCCGCCTGACCACGCTGGACCAGCGCGAGGAGATGTTCGCGGCCGCCGGGGCGGATGCCATGCTGGTGTTCCATTTCGACGATGAACTGGCCACCACCCATGCCGACGATTTCATCTGCACCCTGCTGGCCAAGCGCGTCGGCGCGGCGGGCGTGGTGACGGGTGAGGATTTCACCTTCGGCAAGGGCCGTGACGGCAATCGCGACACGCTGATCGCACTGGGCAAGGCCCATGGCATCGCCGCGCGCGCCGTGCCCGAAGTGATGGAAAGCGGCATGGTCGTTTCGTCCAGCCGCATCCGCGATTCGCTCAAGGCCGGGGAATGCGACGTGGCCACCCGCCTGCTGACCCGCCCCTTCGCCGTGCGCAGCACCGTGCAACATGGCGACAAGCGCGGCCGGGAAATCGGCTTTCCCACTGCCAACATGGCACTGGGCGCCTATCTGCGCCCGCGCTTCGGCGTCTATGCCATCACCGGCACCGTGCTGGACACCGGCGAACAGTTGAAGGGCGCCGCCAATATCGGCATCCGCCCGCAATTCGAGCCGCCGATCGAATTGCTGGAACCGCATTTCTTCGATTTTTCCGCCGACCTCTATGGCCGCGAGATCGAAGTGCAGTTCCGCCACTTCCTGCGGCCCGAAGCGAAGTTCGATTCGCTCGACGCGCTGATTGCCCAGATGAACCGCGACTGCGACCGCGCGCGCGAATTGCTGGCCTGA
- a CDS encoding GNAT family N-acetyltransferase, protein MSGIPVLETERLILRGFQPSDREPFMEALAKDEFARTISREGRGLTREEAWRSMAMINGSWSLEGFGNWVATLKETGEPIGRLGPFAPPGWPGFEVGWAIFPEHQRRGYAVEGAAAALVWCKEALGHDLVMHCILKGNAGSEKTAAALGSRPERDWSPPWGGDVTIWYTHWDEFTRSMPYRRLMAWRSGA, encoded by the coding sequence ATGTCGGGCATCCCGGTTCTGGAGACGGAGCGCCTGATTCTGCGCGGCTTCCAGCCGTCAGACCGCGAGCCATTCATGGAAGCCCTGGCGAAGGACGAATTCGCCCGCACCATTTCGCGCGAGGGGCGGGGCCTGACGCGGGAAGAGGCATGGCGCTCCATGGCCATGATCAACGGCAGCTGGTCGCTGGAAGGCTTCGGCAATTGGGTGGCGACGCTGAAGGAAACGGGCGAACCCATCGGCCGCCTTGGCCCCTTCGCCCCGCCGGGCTGGCCCGGTTTCGAAGTCGGCTGGGCAATCTTCCCCGAACATCAGCGCCGCGGCTATGCCGTGGAAGGCGCCGCCGCCGCGCTTGTCTGGTGCAAGGAAGCACTGGGGCACGATCTGGTCATGCACTGCATCCTGAAAGGCAATGCAGGCAGCGAAAAGACGGCCGCCGCGCTCGGTTCCCGGCCCGAACGGGACTGGAGCCCGCCGTGGGGCGGCGATGTTACCATTTGGTACACGCATTGGGATGAATTCACCCGCAGCATGCCCTATCGGCGGCTGATGGCGTGGCGCAGCGGCGCCTGA
- a CDS encoding DUF3035 domain-containing protein, whose product MRKTTTILLLLAGSAMLASCGSGGGIFNRARPDEFAVQRQAPLVVPPDFNLVPPAPGAPRPAEGTASQQALDALFGGTAPRSSVETSALDRAGSADAGIRSAVGDTQTNTVDKGTVTRAIVSAPQGDGREAQAVIPNQG is encoded by the coding sequence ATGCGCAAGACCACCACGATCCTCCTGCTGCTGGCCGGTTCGGCCATGCTCGCTTCCTGCGGCAGCGGCGGCGGCATCTTCAACCGCGCGCGGCCCGATGAATTCGCGGTGCAGCGCCAGGCCCCGCTGGTGGTTCCGCCCGATTTCAACCTCGTGCCCCCGGCCCCCGGCGCCCCGCGCCCGGCAGAAGGCACCGCCAGCCAGCAGGCGCTCGATGCGCTGTTCGGCGGCACCGCCCCGCGTTCCAGCGTGGAAACCAGCGCGCTTGACCGTGCAGGCTCGGCCGATGCGGGCATCCGCTCCGCCGTGGGCGATACGCAGACCAATACGGTGGACAAGGGCACTGTCACCCGCGCCATCGTTTCCGCGCCGCAGGGCGACGGGCGCGAAGCACAGGCCGTGATCCCCAATCAAGGCTGA
- a CDS encoding glycerophosphodiester phosphodiesterase family protein, which translates to MGGNRKAWLTGAGMVLALGFVGLTFTNASWLADAPRGTPWKVAHRGIGQYATGPGPNGCSAAAIEQPVHQFIENTLPSLAQTRRLGAGMLAVDLVPTADGKFAVFRDATLDCRTEGKGKVRSQTMDQLKQLDVGYGYTADGGKSFPLRGKGIGAMPSLDELLAAVPDTPILFNLNGFTPADVDQLARTLRGSLRDVDNSRDGFSGDTPAIRRIAEHFPKAWSFSVEGAKACQSDYMLSGWTGALPDSCRGGTMLVTMENSFFLWGWPNRLIQRMEAQGGHVIIAPPAPDTSPLGGLSLPEEIGEIPSTFNGHILIDDMWTVGPALHPSLDKRRDEEIAKAEAGLEKRRATK; encoded by the coding sequence ATGGGGGGTAATCGCAAGGCCTGGCTCACGGGCGCCGGCATGGTGCTGGCGCTCGGCTTCGTGGGGCTGACTTTCACCAATGCCAGCTGGCTGGCCGATGCGCCGCGCGGCACGCCGTGGAAAGTGGCCCATCGCGGAATCGGGCAATATGCCACCGGCCCCGGCCCGAACGGTTGCAGCGCCGCCGCGATAGAGCAACCGGTGCATCAGTTCATCGAGAACACCCTGCCCTCGCTCGCACAGACCCGGCGGCTTGGCGCAGGCATGCTGGCGGTGGACCTCGTCCCCACGGCAGACGGCAAATTCGCCGTGTTCCGCGACGCCACGCTCGATTGCCGGACAGAGGGCAAGGGCAAGGTTCGCAGCCAGACGATGGATCAGCTCAAGCAGCTCGATGTCGGCTATGGCTATACGGCGGATGGCGGCAAGAGCTTCCCCCTGCGCGGCAAGGGCATTGGCGCCATGCCATCGCTGGACGAATTGCTGGCCGCGGTTCCCGATACGCCGATCCTGTTCAACCTGAACGGCTTCACCCCCGCCGATGTGGACCAGTTGGCCCGCACCCTGCGCGGATCGCTGCGCGACGTGGACAATTCGCGCGACGGTTTTTCCGGCGACACCCCTGCCATCCGCCGCATTGCCGAACATTTCCCCAAGGCGTGGAGCTTCAGCGTGGAAGGCGCGAAGGCCTGCCAGAGCGACTATATGCTCAGTGGCTGGACCGGCGCCCTGCCCGACAGCTGCCGGGGCGGCACCATGCTGGTGACGATGGAAAACAGCTTCTTCCTGTGGGGCTGGCCCAATCGCCTGATCCAGCGGATGGAAGCACAGGGCGGCCATGTGATCATCGCCCCGCCCGCGCCCGACACATCCCCGCTGGGCGGCCTTTCCCTGCCTGAAGAGATCGGCGAGATTCCCTCCACCTTCAACGGCCATATCCTGATCGACGATATGTGGACCGTAGGCCCCGCCCTGCACCCATCGCTCGACAAGCGCCGCGATGAAGAGATTGCAAAGGCCGAAGCCGGGCTGGAGAAGCGCCGGGCCACGAAGTGA
- the ileS gene encoding isoleucine--tRNA ligase — translation MSEQRDYRPTVFLPKTDFPMKAGLPQKEPGILARWQADGLYEKLRAARAGEEKFILHDGPPYANGDMHIGHALNHILKDMVVRTQSLLGKDAPYVPGWDCHGLPIEWKVEEEYRKKKKNKDEVPAKEFRAECRAYAQNWVNVQREQLKRLGVNGDWDHPYLTMDFQAEATIVGELLKFAEAGQLYRGAKPVMWSPVEKTALAEAEVEYEDITSTQIDVAFEITESPIKELIGAYAVIWTTTPWTIPVNQALAYGPEVEYVLSAVIVAAHAAWKDDAELQPAFVANTVGKQFLIARSLLPQFQERIVGKGGSLEIEEIWSGKGSDLAGTVARHPMHQLGGFFAEPRPFLSGDFVTTESGTGLVHMAPDHGEDDFDLCKAHGIEPKFVVEADGRYREDWAWLGGQGSVINPKFNAPDGPICTDLREAGGLLAASADYKHSYPHSWRSKAKVIFRCTPQWFVPMDKPLTTLEFPVAPLDGVGAAVAAVVSANSATLREVALQAIAETRFVPDKGRNRIGSMVEGRPDWVLSRQRAWGVPITLFVDRKTGQYLNDPAVNARIVAAVREQGVDAWDDENAAALLGPDYDLADYERITDILDVWFDSGSTHAFVLESGRWPELLRPEGYEGPPADLYLEGSDQHRGWFQSSLLESCATRGHAPYKAVLTHGFTMDQKGMKMSKSLGNTVSPLKVMEQYGADIIRLWALSVDYTEDHRIGDEILKGVADQYRKLRNTFRYLLGALDGFTEEERLPVEEMPQLEHYMLALLRDLDTELRRATDAFDFNAYVRALTDFCNEDLSAFFFDIRKDCLYCDAPSDPRRRAYRTVLDTLFHALIRYAAPVLVFTAEEVWQSRYPDSESVHLLVWPELPVAHAAMADWNGLRELRQKVTEAIEPLRRDKTLGSSLQAEVILPEGPMVFDDAQLAELFITASVTHAKGDEVTVTATSRHKCGRCWRHLPEVAEDGALCDRCESVVAEMDAA, via the coding sequence ATGTCAGAACAGCGCGATTATCGTCCCACGGTTTTCCTCCCGAAGACCGATTTCCCGATGAAGGCCGGCCTCCCCCAGAAGGAGCCGGGCATTCTTGCGCGCTGGCAGGCTGACGGGCTGTATGAAAAGCTGCGCGCCGCCCGTGCGGGCGAGGAAAAGTTCATCCTGCACGATGGCCCGCCCTATGCGAATGGCGACATGCATATCGGCCATGCGCTGAACCACATCCTGAAGGACATGGTGGTGCGCACGCAAAGCTTGCTGGGCAAGGACGCGCCCTATGTTCCCGGCTGGGACTGCCACGGCCTGCCCATCGAATGGAAGGTCGAGGAAGAATACCGCAAGAAGAAGAAGAACAAGGACGAGGTTCCCGCCAAGGAATTCCGCGCCGAATGCCGCGCCTACGCCCAGAACTGGGTGAATGTGCAGCGCGAACAGCTCAAGCGCCTGGGCGTGAATGGCGATTGGGACCATCCCTATCTGACCATGGATTTCCAGGCCGAAGCCACCATCGTGGGCGAGCTGCTGAAATTCGCGGAAGCCGGCCAGCTCTATCGCGGTGCCAAGCCGGTGATGTGGTCGCCCGTAGAAAAGACGGCGCTGGCGGAAGCCGAGGTTGAGTACGAGGACATTACCTCGACCCAGATCGACGTGGCCTTCGAGATCACCGAGAGCCCGATCAAGGAACTGATCGGCGCCTATGCGGTGATCTGGACGACGACCCCCTGGACGATCCCGGTGAACCAGGCTTTGGCCTACGGGCCGGAGGTTGAGTATGTTTTGTCTGCAGTTATCGTCGCTGCGCATGCTGCTTGGAAAGATGATGCAGAACTTCAACCTGCTTTCGTCGCAAACACTGTTGGCAAGCAGTTCCTTATTGCCCGCTCACTTCTACCGCAGTTCCAAGAACGAATTGTCGGGAAAGGTGGCTCACTAGAAATCGAAGAAATCTGGTCCGGCAAAGGCTCCGACCTCGCCGGGACCGTCGCCCGTCACCCGATGCACCAGCTCGGCGGCTTCTTTGCCGAGCCGCGCCCCTTCCTGTCCGGCGACTTCGTCACCACCGAAAGCGGCACCGGCCTGGTCCACATGGCGCCCGACCATGGCGAGGACGATTTCGACCTGTGCAAGGCCCATGGGATCGAGCCGAAATTCGTGGTGGAGGCCGATGGCCGCTATCGCGAAGACTGGGCATGGCTGGGCGGTCAGGGATCGGTCATCAATCCCAAGTTCAACGCGCCCGACGGGCCGATCTGCACCGACCTGCGCGAAGCAGGCGGGCTGCTGGCCGCATCGGCGGATTACAAACATTCCTATCCGCATAGCTGGCGCAGCAAGGCCAAGGTGATCTTCCGCTGCACGCCGCAATGGTTCGTGCCGATGGACAAGCCGCTGACCACGCTGGAATTCCCGGTCGCCCCGCTGGACGGCGTGGGCGCTGCCGTGGCCGCCGTGGTTTCCGCCAACAGCGCAACCCTGCGCGAAGTGGCGCTGCAGGCCATCGCCGAAACACGCTTCGTGCCGGACAAGGGCCGCAACCGCATCGGCAGCATGGTGGAAGGCCGCCCGGACTGGGTGCTTTCGCGCCAGCGCGCCTGGGGCGTGCCGATCACCCTGTTCGTCGATCGCAAGACCGGCCAGTATCTCAACGATCCCGCAGTCAATGCCCGCATCGTCGCCGCCGTGCGCGAACAGGGCGTGGATGCCTGGGATGACGAGAATGCCGCCGCACTGCTCGGCCCCGATTACGATCTGGCCGATTACGAACGCATCACCGACATTCTGGACGTGTGGTTCGATTCGGGCAGCACCCATGCCTTCGTGCTGGAAAGCGGCCGCTGGCCCGAATTGCTGCGCCCGGAAGGCTATGAAGGCCCGCCGGCGGACCTCTATCTGGAAGGCAGCGACCAGCATCGCGGCTGGTTCCAGTCTTCCCTGCTGGAAAGCTGCGCCACGCGCGGCCATGCGCCCTACAAAGCGGTTCTGACCCACGGCTTCACCATGGATCAGAAGGGCATGAAAATGTCCAAGTCGCTCGGCAACACCGTCAGCCCGCTGAAGGTGATGGAGCAATATGGCGCGGACATCATCCGCCTGTGGGCGCTCTCGGTAGATTACACCGAAGATCACCGCATCGGGGACGAGATCCTCAAGGGCGTGGCCGACCAGTATCGCAAGCTGCGCAATACCTTCCGCTACCTGCTGGGTGCGCTGGACGGCTTCACCGAGGAAGAACGCCTGCCGGTGGAGGAAATGCCGCAGCTTGAGCATTACATGCTCGCCTTGCTGCGCGATCTGGATACGGAACTGCGTCGGGCGACCGATGCGTTCGATTTCAACGCCTATGTCCGCGCGCTGACCGATTTCTGCAATGAAGACCTCTCGGCCTTCTTCTTCGATATCCGCAAGGACTGCCTCTATTGCGATGCGCCGTCGGACCCGCGCCGCCGCGCCTATCGCACGGTGCTGGACACTCTGTTCCACGCCCTGATCCGCTATGCGGCGCCGGTGCTGGTCTTCACTGCGGAAGAAGTGTGGCAGAGCCGCTATCCCGACAGCGAAAGCGTGCACCTGCTGGTGTGGCCGGAACTGCCCGTGGCCCATGCCGCCATGGCCGACTGGAACGGCCTGCGCGAATTGCGCCAGAAAGTGACCGAGGCCATCGAGCCGCTGCGCCGCGACAAGACGCTGGGTTCCAGCCTGCAGGCCGAAGTAATCCTGCCGGAAGGCCCGATGGTGTTCGACGATGCACAATTGGCAGAGCTGTTCATCACCGCGTCAGTCACGCACGCTAAGGGCGATGAAGTGACTGTCACCGCAACCTCTCGCCACAAATGCGGCCGCTGCTGGCGCCATCTGCCCGAAGTGGCGGAAGACGGCGCCCTGTGCGACCGCTGCGAAAGCGTGGTTGCCGAAATGGATGCCGCCTGA
- the lspA gene encoding signal peptidase II, giving the protein MARATRNRLYGLGLAAVVLALDLWVKALVLGPIALRNQPGGQIEILPFFNLTWTQNFGVSLGMLQATSAEMRWGLVAMTGLIALVVLVWMLRERRLWDILPLAFVLGGALGNIRDRTVYGYVIDYADLHFGEWRPFMIFNIADAAISIGVVIILARAIFLREKPAQTSAA; this is encoded by the coding sequence ATGGCCCGTGCAACCCGCAACCGGCTTTACGGCCTCGGCCTTGCCGCAGTGGTTCTGGCGCTTGACCTGTGGGTGAAGGCGCTGGTGCTCGGCCCCATCGCCCTGCGCAACCAGCCGGGCGGCCAGATCGAGATCCTGCCCTTCTTCAACCTCACCTGGACGCAGAATTTCGGCGTCTCGCTGGGGATGCTGCAGGCCACCTCCGCCGAAATGCGCTGGGGCCTCGTGGCGATGACCGGGCTGATCGCACTGGTGGTGCTGGTGTGGATGCTGCGCGAGCGGCGGCTGTGGGACATCCTGCCGCTGGCCTTCGTGCTGGGCGGCGCGCTGGGCAATATCCGCGATCGCACCGTCTATGGCTATGTGATCGACTATGCCGATCTCCATTTCGGAGAATGGCGCCCCTTCATGATCTTCAACATTGCCGATGCCGCGATCAGCATCGGTGTCGTGATTATCCTTGCCCGCGCGATCTTCCTGCGCGAAAAGCCTGCTCAAACGAGCGCCGCATAG
- a CDS encoding hemolysin family protein codes for MTPFPWIDVLIIAGLILLNGLFAMSELAIVSARPARLQVAAEKGSKAAKAAIDLEADPGKFLSTVQIGITLVGIIAGAYSGASLGGPVGERLGLLGVPDRMADEVGFALVIVLTTYFSLVVGELVPKQFALRAAEPIALLMARPMMLLSKVAAPFVWLLDKSSATLMRLLRISHRGEHGLTAEELQIIFAEATRSGAIEEDERAIMAGIMKLANRPVRELMTPRTELDWIDCSASEAEIRATIAASPHSLLPVADGSTDKVVGVVKVREVLALLLEKKTIDLDSVLRKPEVIPDQLDAMDALRMLQQSGTGMAMVHDEYGHLEGVVTPADLLMALVGTFVSHQDEGDAPQLVERADGSLLVAGYMPADLMADRLGIELPEDREFATAAGFVLAVLKKLPTVGEVFETQGWRFEVVDMDGLRIDQLLVSQLNDEAPEPDTGD; via the coding sequence TCGACGTCCTGATCATCGCAGGACTGATTTTGCTCAATGGCCTGTTCGCCATGTCCGAACTGGCCATCGTTTCCGCACGGCCGGCCCGCCTGCAAGTGGCAGCCGAAAAGGGCAGCAAAGCCGCCAAGGCCGCGATCGATCTGGAAGCGGACCCGGGCAAGTTTCTCTCCACGGTTCAGATCGGCATCACGCTGGTGGGCATTATCGCGGGTGCCTATTCCGGGGCGAGCCTTGGCGGGCCCGTGGGCGAGCGGCTGGGCCTGCTGGGCGTGCCCGACAGGATGGCGGACGAAGTCGGCTTTGCGCTGGTGATCGTGCTGACCACCTATTTCAGCCTCGTCGTGGGCGAACTGGTGCCCAAGCAATTCGCCCTGCGCGCGGCAGAGCCGATCGCGCTGTTGATGGCACGGCCCATGATGCTGCTGTCCAAGGTGGCGGCGCCCTTCGTCTGGTTGCTCGACAAGTCTTCCGCCACGCTCATGCGCCTGCTGCGGATCAGCCATCGCGGCGAACACGGGCTGACGGCCGAGGAACTGCAGATCATCTTCGCCGAGGCGACCCGGTCCGGCGCGATCGAGGAAGACGAGCGTGCGATCATGGCCGGGATCATGAAGCTGGCGAATCGTCCGGTGCGCGAACTGATGACCCCCCGCACCGAGCTGGACTGGATCGACTGTTCGGCGAGCGAGGCGGAAATTCGCGCGACCATCGCCGCATCGCCCCATTCGCTGCTGCCAGTCGCCGATGGCTCGACCGACAAGGTCGTGGGCGTGGTGAAGGTGCGCGAAGTGCTGGCCCTGCTGCTGGAGAAGAAGACCATCGATCTCGACAGCGTGCTGCGCAAGCCTGAGGTCATTCCCGACCAGCTGGATGCCATGGATGCGCTGCGCATGTTGCAGCAATCGGGCACTGGCATGGCCATGGTGCATGATGAATATGGCCACCTGGAAGGCGTCGTCACTCCGGCTGACTTGCTGATGGCGCTGGTGGGCACTTTCGTCAGCCATCAGGATGAAGGCGATGCGCCGCAGTTGGTGGAGCGGGCGGACGGATCGCTGCTGGTTGCTGGCTATATGCCGGCGGATCTGATGGCTGACCGGCTGGGAATCGAACTGCCCGAAGATCGTGAATTCGCCACGGCGGCGGGTTTCGTCCTTGCCGTGCTGAAGAAGCTGCCGACGGTGGGCGAAGTGTTCGAAACGCAGGGCTGGCGCTTCGAGGTGGTCGATATGGACGGCCTCCGCATCGACCAGCTGTTGGTCAGCCAGCTTAACGACGAGGCACCTGAACCCGATACGGGCGATTGA